Proteins encoded in a region of the Chelonoidis abingdonii isolate Lonesome George chromosome 2, CheloAbing_2.0, whole genome shotgun sequence genome:
- the SEM1 gene encoding 26S proteasome complex subunit SEM1 — protein sequence MSEKKQPVDLGLLEEDDEFEEFPAEDWAGLDEDEDAHVWEDNWDDDNVEDDFSNQLRAELEKHGYKMETS from the exons ATGTCCGAGAAGAAGCAGCCCGTGGACCTGGGGCTCCTGGAGGAGGATGACGAGTTCGAGGAGTTCCCGGCGGAAG ACTGGGCTGGTTTAGATGAAGATGAAGATGCACATGTCTGGGAAGACAATTGGGATGATGACAATGTAGAAGATGACTTCTCCAATCAGTTAAG AGCTGAACTAGAAAAACATGGATACAAGATGGAAACCTCATAG